The Deltaproteobacteria bacterium DNA segment TGCACTTGGCTCCGGGCTCGGCGAATTCAACGTCGATCGCTAGTAATCGCAAAATTCGCGGGAGAAGCAAATGACCCTTGAAGTCACTCTTCTTGCTAGCATGTTCGCATTGATTCTTGGTGGAGCCTTCTTCGGAGAGAGCGGACCAATGCGTGTTTTTCAAGACTCGGGACCACGTTTAGGTGCCCGAATTGAAAAACACTTGGCAACTGGCCGCAATTTCAGTGCGGATGGCACAAGAAATCAGTGGGTTGCGCCAGCTTCGCGTCCACCAACTGGGGAACTATGATCTTTTACGCAAAGGTCGCATTGGCGACCGGCATTTTAGTTTGGGCGGTGATCGAGGACATGCGGACCCGCAAGTTCACGAACCGCTCATTTTTAATTGCTTCTGCGTTAGCACTCATCACAGCGCTTGGGACCGGAGGAGCGCGAGAACTTATTCCTGCAACTATGGGCTTCGGCGCTGGAATTGTTTTTTTTCTGCCGCTTGTTCTAATTGGAATCATCGGCGCAGGAGATATGAAATTAATGGCCGCCGTAGGAATTCTCACCGGCTGGGACGCAGTTTTATGGACTGGGATTTACGGGATCGTTTGGGGCGGTGTCTTCGGAGTCGCACAAATTTTGATTCGAAAACAAGGTCGCTCGTTAGTCGACAATTTAACTTCGCTCGCGGTGACCAGATCAAAATCCGGCCTACAGTTGCATCACATACCATTCACTGCTCCCCTGCTTCTCGGTTGGCTCAGTCACCTCGTTTTGTCGGGAACATTCCGATGAAGAGTAAATCCACTTTTTCAAATCAATCTGGTCAGGCAACCATGGAAGCAGTTCTAATCATGCTTGTCGTCGTAACCATCGCCACAAAAATTACGAACTACGCGGCCGAAACAGGCATTCTCCAGCAGGTGGTTGAAGGCCCGTGGTCACCGATGCGAGGCATGATCGAAGACGGCGTTTGGATGCGGCACACTCTTTCGAAGCCCTATCATCCAAATCAGTTTCCTCGTCACCAGTCCCGACTGGGAGATGCGACATGAAACTTCAACGGACGTCTGCGACGAAGGTTTTGAAAAACGAACGTGGAATTCTGACGTTAGACTTTATTTTTGCCATGCTTCTTGGCATGGGCTTCACCATCGTGTTTTTTGCGCTGACGTTGACTCTTTCGCTTGTCGAGGTGACGCAATACCTATCCTTCGCCGTCGCACGAACTTCGTGGGCAGCCCACGAAACCCGGTCGAAACAACTTGAAATCGGCAATGCAAAGTACACGGAATTAATATCAAAACCGGTATTTCGTACTTTGTTTACTCAAGGATGGTTCAAGCTCCCGGCGCAGCCCGATTTCGGAGATCCGGCGAGAGGTTTCAATGCTGAATACCAGCCTGCCGCTGAAAATGACAACGACACTTTCTTTGGTGCGCGTCTGCGAATCGAAGCGACGATTTTGAATATCAAACTGCCGATGCTGGGCAGTTCAAAAACGAATCCTCAAACCGGCGTCGCCAATGTTCAGACTTTTCTCGGCCGTGAAGTGACAACCATTGAGTGCCGAGATCAGTTCAACCGCCAGCGCTGGACCAATATCCTAACTTTAGATGGCGCATACCAACAGGCTTCCGCATTCATGGGAAATCCAGACAATACTATCGGCCTTATCACGGACAACGGATGTTGATATGAAAAAAACATCAATTGTACAAAATGAAAAAGGTATGGCGACGGTCGAGACGGTCCCGCTGTTGCTCATCTTTGTCATCCTGCTTGCTTATTCTTTTGGATCGTTCGGCGTGATTCATACCGGGATTCTTAATTCAGTTGCAGCTCGCACTTACGCATTTGAAACCTTTCGCAACCGCGCCAACGTCACCTACTTTAGAGATTCTGGTGGACAGGATAGCGTCATTAGGCCACTTCACTTCCGTCGACACGGAAATCGGATTCATGGAATTCAGCAAGAGGTAAGGCCAGGTGAACCGTCGCCTTCGAACGCGGCGTTCAAATCGACCGAACGCCCATTGCGAGTAGGCTTCGGCGGAATCCCCGTCGATGCCAGTCGCAACACGGCTTCCATTCATAACGAACAAGTTTTCTCTGGGGTCTTAGAACAAAAACAAACGCAAATCGGAGTAAGTCCTGTTTGGGTCATGACCCAATACGGAATTTGTATCAATGCACAATGTGGCGGGAATTAGGGAGTCAGCATGGGTGGCAACGAGACACGAACACTTTGGATTTCGATCGCTGTCGCAATGTTTGCGATCTTCATGCTTTATAGTTGGTCGGAAACGCAAAAGACGGAAATGGCAAAAAAATATGGCACCACAAAACGTGTCGTGGTCGCCGCTGCAGACATCGCCGAGATGGAAACAATCGACGAATCAAAACTTGAAGTCATCGACCAGCCGCAAGACTTCATTCAACCCGAAGCTGTTACTGAACCGGAAGGTGCCGTCGGCCAAGTGGCCGCGGTGCCAATCAAGAAGGGTGAACAACTTCTGCAGACCAAGCTCTTACTTCCTGGGCCCGACACCGGGCTCTCGATGGAAGTTTCGCCCGGCAAGCGCGCGATCACGATTCCAATCGATGACATGCGGGGCGTGTCCAAACTTCTTCGCCCCGGCGACCGCATCGATATCGTCGCAGCGCTCGACTACGGAAAAGGTGGCGATCAGCGTCGCGAGGTCCACACCATTCTACAGGACGTTGTCGTTTTGGCGACCGGTCTGAATGTAATGAACAAAATCCCCCGCCGCTTTGAACTTGATGCGAACGGACGCACCATCAATCGCATCAACCTCAGCGCGAGCACGACATTTACCAACATTACAGTTGAGGCGAAACCTGACGATGTACAAAAACTAGTTTATATTCTGGCAACTGCGCCAGGAAGCATTTTCACAACTTTGCGCCATCCTAACGATCGCCTTCAGGCGCCGGTGCGCACGACTTTAATTGAAGACCTCATGGGCAAACCAGTTTTGATGCGAACTCCTGCGGCAAGCGGTGTGGCACAGCCACTTCCGACTATGAACCAAGCGCCGGCCCAAGCACCTCAACAACCAATACGCCCAAATACTCCTCCACAGCCACAGCGGCGCGGAAACTTTAGGGAGCTGTAATGTTCGATTTCGCAGGCACTGAAAGAGCAGAACTTCAGAATTTCCGAGCCAGATTTGGCTGCGGAGCTCTCTCTTTAGTTTTCAAGACTGCGATGCTTTTCATTTTATTCAATGCTCTTAGCGCGACCGAGTCCGCAGTCGCGCAAACCACAGCGACACCACCTCCATTTGCAAACGTCGTTCCTGCAGACGAGCCCGAGAAAGAAGTCTTAGAAGCGGCAAAAGCTGATCCGAAGCGACAAAAGACAGTCGGGCTTTTTATTGGTGTCGAACACCAAGAAAAACTGCCATTCCTTCCTACTGGCGCGAAATTCAAAGGTGATTATAAGAAAGTCGCCAAACTTTCTCTCGACAGCGATCGTGGAATTCTTTTGTTTCAGGCGACCCAAGAAGGTTTCGCTACCCTCACCGTTTACGACAAAGACAATAACCGTCTGTACGACTTTTCTCTTGATGTGAAAAAGAGCAACCTCACGAAAGTCGTTCGTGAAATGCGCGCACTTCTTGCGGATATTGAAGGCATTACGGTCAAAATTATCAACAACCGTGTCGTTGTCGATGGTCAAGTTTTATTGCCTCGTGATCTCAGCCGAATCCTGGCGGTCATTGCTCAGTACGGTGAGACCCAAGCGTCAAGCCTTGTAACTCTAAGCCCCGTCGCTCAGCGAAAAATTGCCCAGCTAATCGTGAATCACATCAACAATCCTGAAATAACAGTTAACCCGATCAACGATAAATTCATTCTTGAAGGAACCGTCGGCGATTCAAAAGAAATGGAGCGCGCCGTACAAATCGCTCAGATGTATGTTCCCGACATGATCAAAGAGGCTGGCGAGAAAGAGGGCACGATCATCAAGGTGAAAAAAGAATTCGTATTAAATTTGATTCGCGTGCGCGACGCGCCTCCGAAAGAGCCCGCAAAAATTATTCAAATTGTCGTTCACTTTGTGGAGCTTTCTAAGAGTTACACAAAAGGGTTCCGTTTCCAGTTCACACCTGAGATTAGTGACAACTCCGGGATTAGCATCAGCAATGATTCGCGTTCCCCAGGTGGAATTGTATCGTCGATCACCGCAGTCATCACTAATCTGTTGCCAAAATTAAACTGGGCCAAGGAGCACGGCCACGCACGCGTGTTAGAAAGTACAACTCTCCTTGTGACCGATGGTTCGACCGGCAAAATCTCGAACGAAACGGCGATCCCGTACACAGTGTTCTCCGCCTCGACTAACAATGCTTCTTCAAACACTGCCAATATCGGCATCACTGCTGAGATTGGCGCAAAGATAAACAACCCACGATCCGATGCAATTGAAATGGTCATGAACTTCGGGATGGCTCAACTCGTAGATATGAACGCAGGGCAACCGATTGTTTCAAAAAGTTTGGTCAATACCAAGGTCACGGTTCGCAGTGGTCAAAGTGCCGCCATCGGTGGTCTTATTTTGAATTCCAGCAATACGGCTTATAACAAGCTTCCGCAGTCAGTTCAAAATCCATTGATTTCGCTCTATGCCTCAAAGCAGTTCACGCGCAAACAAAGTCAGTTTGTGGTCTTTGTCACACCTGTGATCAAGGTCAGCGCCAGCCAAGGGTCCGAGAAAATCAAGGCGAAGTTCAAACTCCGCGATTAATACAAGACTGGCCTTAAATCTGTCCCAATTTGTGCCGATAAGTTTAATTGAGATGGCTGTAAATCCGAATTCTTACATTATTGGTGTTACCGGCGGAAAAGGCGGAATGGGGAAAAGCGTATTTAGCGCCAACCTCGCTCTCGCGTTTTCGCTTGAAATGAAACAACCCACGTTGCTGATCGATCTCGATTCGCATAGCTGCGGTGATCAAAACTTTATTCTTGGTATGCGCGAAGTGAAAACCATTGCGGAACTCGCCGCCTTTAGCGGTTCACTGAGTCAACAGTCGCTTTCTTCGGTTGCCACCATTCTGCCAGGAACAACTCTCGCCTATATCGCCGCCGTCCGTGGTCGCGATGAAACACTTGGCGGCGCGCCGGAACAAATCGCGAAACAGATTGAAAACTTAACGAACATATTTCGCTATATCGTGATCGACTATGGCAATCAGCTAGGACCAATTCAGAATGCAGTGATCGAACGAACCACAGCGCTCTTGATGGTCACGGCCCCCGAAGTACTCGCGGTCAATCAAACGATGCGCCAAATGACCGAGCTATTAGCTGCCAACCTTCCAACCGAAATGTTGCAAGTCGTGATCAACAAGGCAGGCCCAGCGGGTCTTGCGCCTGCATCAATCGGCCAATCACTTCGGAAAAATATTCTCGGCGTCATACCTCAAGATGATGCCACTGTTTTGGGCTCGGTCGCGCGCTCGGCTCCTTTCGTGCTTAGCGCACCGAAGGCCGCCGTTTCGACAGCTCACTTTGACGTCGTTCGTCGACTCACTGGCGGGCTGCTGCAGCAACTTAAATCTTCGACGAAACCGCAGCTGAAACTCACCAGCAAAGAGCCCGTGAAGGTCGACGTCAGCTCAAATCCAACGAAAAATCGAGGCTTAAAAAATCTCGATCCAAGGACCGCACTGAAGATCACCGTACACAACGAACTGATCAAAGCGATGGATCTTAAAAAAGGCGTCACTGATACTCAGGGCGATCCCGAAAAAGAGGCGGAACTTCGGAAAAAAACCAACGCCGTCATCGCCACGCTCATCGACAAAGAGTCACCGGGCCTGGGACGCGATGAACGCGGAATCATTATCACAGAAGTTTTAAACGAGGCGCTTGGGCTTGGCGCCCTAGAGGATCTTTTAGAGGATTCCGCGGTGACCGAGATCATGGTTTGCGGCCATGAAAAAATCTATATCGAAAAAAACGGGATTGTACAGCTGAGCCCCACAAAGTTCACTTCCAACTTTCACCTCCGAAAAGTGATCGAGCGAATCGTCGCGCCGCTCGGCCGCCAGATCAACGAATCTGTTCCCTACGTGGATGCTCGCTTAAAAGACGGTTCGCGCGTAAACGCTGTCATCGAACCTCTGGCTATTGATGGGCCTGCGGTAACAATTCGTAAGTTTCGGAAAGGGTCGATCAATCCCGACACTTATGCGAAAGAATGGAACGCTTGTACTGTCAACATGATGGAGTTCCTGCGAATCTGCGTCGCAAACAAAATGAACGTCATTATTTCTGGTGGTACTGGCTCCGGTAAAACGACACTTCTCAATACGCTATCAGGCTTCATTCCTTCAAATGAACGTGTCGTCACGATTGAGGACGCCGCCGAATTGCAACTTAAGCAAGATCACGTTGTACGCCTTGAGACTCGTCCTGCGAACATGGAAGGCACTGGCGCCGTTACAATTAGAGATCTCGTCAAAAACGCGCTTCGCATGCGACCAGATCGAATCGTCGTAGGTGAATGTCGAGACGGTGCAGCTCTTGATATGCTAGGTGCGATGTCGACTGGTCACGATGGCTCTATGACCACGGTCCACGCGAACAATCCCAAAGAGGCAATTGGGCGAATCGAAAACCTTTGCATGATGGCCGGCATGGGACTTCCATCCAATGCGATTCGCGAACAAATTGCCAACGCTGTGAACCTGATTGTTCAGATTCAACGTCTGTCGGACGGCTCACGTAAACTGATCAGCGTTTCGGAAGTTCAAGGCATGCAAGGTGAAGTTGTAACTCAGCAAGAAGTTTTTCGATTCGTTGAAAAGGGTTTCGATAAAAACAGGAAGATCATTGGAGAATTTCAAGCGACCGGTTTGATTCCAAAGTGCATTGAAAAGTTCGAAAAGCGCGGTTTGATAATTCCGAAATCACTGTTCTCAAATGCCGCCAATGCAGCTGCGCCACAGGTCGCCCTACAGGGGCAAGCGCCTGGTACAAGTTCCCCACCTGGCGGACCGCCTAAGGTCGCCGCACCAACGGCAGTCGACCCCAAAAAAGTCAGCGGAGGTAGCCGATGAGCGCTGTTTTTGCCAATGACTGGATCATGCTTCCCTCGATTGGAGGTATGGCCTTTTACCTCTCTTATCTTTGGGCAGATAAAATTTTGAACTGGCTTCACAGACGAAGTCTCGGACAACGAGAGGAAGTCTTGCGCTATCTTGAACTCATGTTTGTCGAAACAGATCGATCCAAAGTGACAATGATGATGCTGGCATCCAGCTTTGGCGTAGGTGCACTTTTCTTTGTTATCGTGTGGCCAAACATATCGGCGGGTCTCATTGTCGGTGGTGCAATTACAATCGGAATGTGGTCGGTTCCGAAATACGTTGTTCAAGCTCTTTGGAATAAACGCTGTGGTGTTTTTGTCGATCAAATGGTTGACGGCATGACGATGATGGCAAATGGCGTGAAGGCCGGGCTATCTGTCCAGCAATCGATGGAGCGAATTCAAAACAATTTAGCGAATCCTATTAGTCAGGAATTCGGACTCGTGCTTTCACAAATCCGAATCGGACGAAGCCTACAAGAGGCACTTAATGATCTGGGCAATCGAATACCCAGGCAGGACGTTCAGATGTTTGTGACGTCTGTAAATATCCTGCAAGAAACTGGCGGCAACATGGGGGAAACCTTCAAGACGATCGTCGAGGTTGTTCGCGAGCGCCAAAAGGTCGAGAAAAAAATCGAGGCCTTAACTGCCCAAGGTGTTGCGCAGGGGACGATCATCGTTATGGTACCGTTCTTCTTACTGATTGTCTTTTACGTACTTGACCCAGCTTACGTGTCTCCACTGTTCAACACGACTCTGGGCCTGATTGCGGTTGTAATCATGCTAGTCCTGCAAGTTATCGGTGGAATAGCGATGAGGAAAATCATTAAGATTAAGGTGTAGGCATGGGAAGCGCGATTCTGCTGTAATAGCGCCATTGGTAGGTTTTTGGGGGATTCGAAATGTGTCTGAACGTTAAACGACATTTTACGGTCATTTGGTCGGCCCTTATGGCGATCGTATTGTCGGTCGCCTTTTCGCCGATAGCCCTTGCGACCGTCGATATGAAAAACGCGAACTATACAGAATCCTGGATCGACGTGCAAATTGCGGGTTCAGGTTACTCGCTAAGAGTACAACGGACATACAATAGCCGGTCTGTCTTTAACGGCATGTTTGGCTTTGGA contains these protein-coding regions:
- a CDS encoding prepilin peptidase, with the protein product MIFYAKVALATGILVWAVIEDMRTRKFTNRSFLIASALALITALGTGGARELIPATMGFGAGIVFFLPLVLIGIIGAGDMKLMAAVGILTGWDAVLWTGIYGIVWGGVFGVAQILIRKQGRSLVDNLTSLAVTRSKSGLQLHHIPFTAPLLLGWLSHLVLSGTFR
- the cpaB gene encoding Flp pilus assembly protein CpaB codes for the protein MGGNETRTLWISIAVAMFAIFMLYSWSETQKTEMAKKYGTTKRVVVAAADIAEMETIDESKLEVIDQPQDFIQPEAVTEPEGAVGQVAAVPIKKGEQLLQTKLLLPGPDTGLSMEVSPGKRAITIPIDDMRGVSKLLRPGDRIDIVAALDYGKGGDQRREVHTILQDVVVLATGLNVMNKIPRRFELDANGRTINRINLSASTTFTNITVEAKPDDVQKLVYILATAPGSIFTTLRHPNDRLQAPVRTTLIEDLMGKPVLMRTPAASGVAQPLPTMNQAPAQAPQQPIRPNTPPQPQRRGNFREL
- a CDS encoding pilus assembly protein, with product MFDFAGTERAELQNFRARFGCGALSLVFKTAMLFILFNALSATESAVAQTTATPPPFANVVPADEPEKEVLEAAKADPKRQKTVGLFIGVEHQEKLPFLPTGAKFKGDYKKVAKLSLDSDRGILLFQATQEGFATLTVYDKDNNRLYDFSLDVKKSNLTKVVREMRALLADIEGITVKIINNRVVVDGQVLLPRDLSRILAVIAQYGETQASSLVTLSPVAQRKIAQLIVNHINNPEITVNPINDKFILEGTVGDSKEMERAVQIAQMYVPDMIKEAGEKEGTIIKVKKEFVLNLIRVRDAPPKEPAKIIQIVVHFVELSKSYTKGFRFQFTPEISDNSGISISNDSRSPGGIVSSITAVITNLLPKLNWAKEHGHARVLESTTLLVTDGSTGKISNETAIPYTVFSASTNNASSNTANIGITAEIGAKINNPRSDAIEMVMNFGMAQLVDMNAGQPIVSKSLVNTKVTVRSGQSAAIGGLILNSSNTAYNKLPQSVQNPLISLYASKQFTRKQSQFVVFVTPVIKVSASQGSEKIKAKFKLRD
- the tadA gene encoding Flp pilus assembly complex ATPase component TadA translates to MAVNPNSYIIGVTGGKGGMGKSVFSANLALAFSLEMKQPTLLIDLDSHSCGDQNFILGMREVKTIAELAAFSGSLSQQSLSSVATILPGTTLAYIAAVRGRDETLGGAPEQIAKQIENLTNIFRYIVIDYGNQLGPIQNAVIERTTALLMVTAPEVLAVNQTMRQMTELLAANLPTEMLQVVINKAGPAGLAPASIGQSLRKNILGVIPQDDATVLGSVARSAPFVLSAPKAAVSTAHFDVVRRLTGGLLQQLKSSTKPQLKLTSKEPVKVDVSSNPTKNRGLKNLDPRTALKITVHNELIKAMDLKKGVTDTQGDPEKEAELRKKTNAVIATLIDKESPGLGRDERGIIITEVLNEALGLGALEDLLEDSAVTEIMVCGHEKIYIEKNGIVQLSPTKFTSNFHLRKVIERIVAPLGRQINESVPYVDARLKDGSRVNAVIEPLAIDGPAVTIRKFRKGSINPDTYAKEWNACTVNMMEFLRICVANKMNVIISGGTGSGKTTLLNTLSGFIPSNERVVTIEDAAELQLKQDHVVRLETRPANMEGTGAVTIRDLVKNALRMRPDRIVVGECRDGAALDMLGAMSTGHDGSMTTVHANNPKEAIGRIENLCMMAGMGLPSNAIREQIANAVNLIVQIQRLSDGSRKLISVSEVQGMQGEVVTQQEVFRFVEKGFDKNRKIIGEFQATGLIPKCIEKFEKRGLIIPKSLFSNAANAAAPQVALQGQAPGTSSPPGGPPKVAAPTAVDPKKVSGGSR
- a CDS encoding type II secretion system F family protein, translated to MSAVFANDWIMLPSIGGMAFYLSYLWADKILNWLHRRSLGQREEVLRYLELMFVETDRSKVTMMMLASSFGVGALFFVIVWPNISAGLIVGGAITIGMWSVPKYVVQALWNKRCGVFVDQMVDGMTMMANGVKAGLSVQQSMERIQNNLANPISQEFGLVLSQIRIGRSLQEALNDLGNRIPRQDVQMFVTSVNILQETGGNMGETFKTIVEVVRERQKVEKKIEALTAQGVAQGTIIVMVPFFLLIVFYVLDPAYVSPLFNTTLGLIAVVIMLVLQVIGGIAMRKIIKIKV